GCAACACCCCTCAGGAAAAAGTTGAGATCAAAACCTTTGTAGCTGAAGCTGTTGTTCCAGCCATATAAGATCTTAGGCTGCGCAGAACCGGTATAATCAAAGTTTTCCCAGTTGTCATTGGAACCGGATACTGATCCGTCTTTGCCATAAAATAACGACATGCCCTTTGTATCCTTACCCGCGTATCTCCTGGTATAGAAACTACCCAGCGCATGACCGGCCTCTATCACCTGGTAACCTGAAACGCTCGACTGGCTCCTGGCAATGATATCAGCAGCAGCATAGAAACGTGCCGCAGAGAACATATCGTTCGATATAGAAAGTACTTTGTTTACGTTATGTGCAACGTTTACCGAAGTAGTCCAGCTGAAACTACCTTTCTTAATAACATTTGCATTCAGCACCAGTTCAATACCCTTATTGCTCATTTTGCCCACATTGGCGACATAAGAACCATAAGAATAAATAGTGGTAGAAACATCATAGCTGCCAATCAGGTCAGAAGTACGTTTCTCATACACGTCAATTGAACCGGAAAGTATATTGCGGAACAACGCGAAGTCTAAGCCTACGTTCACCATTGAAGTACGCTCCCACTTCAGGTTGGGGTTCTCATTCTGAGAAGTACGTACCGAGTTAACGAACTGACCGTTATAATAGAATTTCTCGCCGGTACCGGAGCGGTACAGCAGCAAAGAGATATTAGGATCAAAGCCTGCGGTATTGCCCGAAACACCATAACCCGCACGCAGCTTGAGTTGATTCAGGAACCTTGCATTTTGCAGGAAAGCTTCACGGTGTAAATTCCAGCCTGCCGATACCGCAGGGAACATACCCCAACGGTTGTTTCTGCCAAAGGCAGAAGAACCATCCCTACGCATAGAAGCCTGTAACAGGTACTTGCCTTTATACTCATAGTTCAACCTTCCGTAAAAAGAGATCAGTCGCAGCGACTTTATATAAATATCACCAAAGTTCACCAGCTCCGAGTTATCACCTAATCCCAGGTTATTCCAGGTCAGGTCATCAGTTAAAAAGCCCTGGTTCGAAGCGCCGAAACCGTCGCCCAGTTTATCTTCCTGGAACGAATAACCGGCAAGTAATTTCACGTGATGCTCACCAAAGCTCCTGTCATAATCCAGGTACGATTCCAGGACCTTCTTGGTATTGGTTACAGCAGTACGCGTAGCCGCACCGTTTTTACCCTGCGCCAGCATCGATTGTGAATTATAATAACTGTTGTAATTCACCTGTTCTTTCTGCATCGACAGCAAAGTGTTGAAGTCGAGTCCTTTGAGGATATTCACTTTCACCGTTCCGTTTACAAGGAACAATTGTGTCTTGTTCTGGATCAGGTTGTTCTCGATCAGGGAAGCAGGGTTATAATACCCCATTGCACCTGGAGTACGGGTCACGTCTTCCTTAAAAGTACCGTTGGCATTCCTTACACCTGTAACAGGTAAATAAGTCAGCATATTGTTATAAACCTGCGAAGGAATATCGTTGTTGGTAGTATTACTGTTGGTGATATTCAAACTCAGTTTCAGCCTGTCGTTGAAAGCCCTGTGGCCTATGTTCCCGCGGATGATCATCCTGTCCATAGAGGAATTACGGATAATACCCTGGTTGTTCAGGTAGTTTACACTGGCGCCATAATCCGAATTTCCCGAGCTGCCACTATAAGAAAGGTTATGATTGTGCGAAACGCCGGTACGTGTTACTTCTTTTTGCCAGTTGGTATTGCTGGCATCGTCGGCATCATATTCAGTCTGGTCGAGGTTGATGGCGGGATTTTTAAAGTCCAGTACCGGCGTCTGCTTTTCCACAAATGCACGCAGCTGGTCGCCGGTTGCCATATTTATTGTCTTTGAAATGCTTTCAAACGCTACGTAAGAGCTATATGCCAGTCTTGCCTGTCCGGGTTTTGCCTTACGCGTAGTGATCATAATAACACCATTTGCAGCGCGTGAGCCATAGATGGCAGTAGACGACGCGTCCTTCAATACATCAATGCTCACGATGTCATCAGGAGCTACCAGGTATAACGAAGCTCCCGGTACACCGTCTATTACGTAGAAAGGCTCCTGCGCACCCGCTCTGAAGCTCGATGGACCGCGTAATATCACACCCGGATTCTCATTAGGGTTCCCACTTTTGGTAATGTTCAAACCCGCAACCTTACCTTGCAGCAATTGTGCAGGCGAACTGAATACCCCCTGGTTGAAGTCTTCAGCCT
The Filimonas effusa genome window above contains:
- a CDS encoding SusC/RagA family TonB-linked outer membrane protein; its protein translation is MNKKLRPTTFMQKRLLWLLVLLPAAVYSYGQQTTAVVTGIVKSENGDALPGVTVKAADKAGTFNSTVSTNTRGIFTFSAVPVGGPYSFIVSSLGYISDTLNGYMAKENGRITLSVVLKEKLQNLDNIVVVGYGKTSKANITGAVTSVQAEDFNQGVFSSPAQLLQGKVAGLNITKSGNPNENPGVILRGPSSFRAGAQEPFYVIDGVPGASLYLVAPDDIVSIDVLKDASSTAIYGSRAANGVIMITTRKAKPGQARLAYSSYVAFESISKTINMATGDQLRAFVEKQTPVLDFKNPAINLDQTEYDADDASNTNWQKEVTRTGVSHNHNLSYSGSSGNSDYGASVNYLNNQGIIRNSSMDRMIIRGNIGHRAFNDRLKLSLNITNSNTTNNDIPSQVYNNMLTYLPVTGVRNANGTFKEDVTRTPGAMGYYNPASLIENNLIQNKTQLFLVNGTVKVNILKGLDFNTLLSMQKEQVNYNSYYNSQSMLAQGKNGAATRTAVTNTKKVLESYLDYDRSFGEHHVKLLAGYSFQEDKLGDGFGASNQGFLTDDLTWNNLGLGDNSELVNFGDIYIKSLRLISFYGRLNYEYKGKYLLQASMRRDGSSAFGRNNRWGMFPAVSAGWNLHREAFLQNARFLNQLKLRAGYGVSGNTAGFDPNISLLLYRSGTGEKFYYNGQFVNSVRTSQNENPNLKWERTSMVNVGLDFALFRNILSGSIDVYEKRTSDLIGSYDVSTTIYSYGSYVANVGKMSNKGIELVLNANVIKKGSFSWTTSVNVAHNVNKVLSISNDMFSAARFYAAADIIARSQSSVSGYQVIEAGHALGSFYTRRYAGKDTKGMSLFYGKDGSVSGSNDNWENFDYTGSAQPKILYGWNNSFSYKGFDLNFFLRGVAGNRILNATWAYMSNPTLANNTNIPVETLSESAADTKNSFISDRFIESGSFLRLDNATLGYSFQTKAAYRFRLYVSGNNIFTVTDYRGMDPEVNMSGQTPGIDNSNFYPKTRSFLVGVNMVF